TCTACCGACTACTCACACCACCGTACGTACCGTTCGGTATACGGCGGTTCATTAGGGGTTGTAAAAACAACAACAAGAATGTTTAAAAAAGGGAAAGTTGTATATTATATAATAATAGTACACCAGTCTGAAGTATTTTTTAACAGTAATCACATCTACTGTTCACTTAACAAATACAGTTTTTTCATATTATAAAGTTTTATATTATATTTTTCTTTTGTTTTATGAAAATTAAATTTTCCAGATAATATAGTATGTTCTATAAATCTAGAGTATATTGATTTTGTTGAGTAATAAGTTCTCTAAATTCTCTTTTTGCATTCAGTTTTAATTTTTGGATTGTTGGAGAAAATTTAGGTTTATTAGAATGGATTATTATACCAATACTTTCATCCTTCTTAGTTTTAAAAAAACGTTTGGTATTCAGAATTTGCTCATATGCTTTTTTTATATCTCTCCCTTTTAATTCAAGATAATAATATAGATTTCTCTCATTTACAAAAAATAAATAATCACATTTTTTCTCCATTTCAATGGGTGAATTTGGAGAATCTACATGTACCTTCACAACTTCCTTCTCCAATTTATTATTAATAATTAACTTTTTCTTCTTTTCTTCAATTACTATTTTTTTAACTTTTTTTATTTCTACTTCATATCCGCTTAAATTAATCAATTTCATCAATCCATTCCATTAAAGAATCAAATTGTTTTGCTAAAACATCTGAAATTTCATCTATTATGTCAGCACTAATAATAAAATTATCCTTAATATTTTCAATTTTTCCATTTTCAAAAAGATATGCAGAAACATCTTTTAAAGAAATATGAAAATCGCTATTCACTATTTCATTTATTTTTCTTTTTTTATTTTCATCGCTAATATTAGAATACAAATGTTCTGCAATCATTAAATTGTTTAATGCAACTAAAATATATGGACTATGTGTTGTTATAAAAAATTGAATATCTTTTTTAATATTAAAGACTAAAGAAATAAGTTCAACAATTTTCTTTTGTGTTTCAGGAAACAAGTGTGTTTCAGGTTCTTCAATATAAAGGGTCTTACCAACCTTATCTTTTTTATAAACTATATTTTTTAATGCTAAAATTAAAGGTAATATTTCCTGTTGCCCAGATGACGCTTGAGATAATTTAACCAATTTCCCATTATTAAGTTTAATAAAATCTTCATTTTTTTCTTTTATAAAATTACCATTAAGAATTTGATTTATTTTAATATTAAAAATGCTGTTTTCATTTTTATTAACATCTTTAAAAAATTCTTTCTTTTTTAATTGTTCATATAGCCTCCCAAACCTTATAATAAAAGGATCATTTATATTATTAATATTTTCTAAAATTGAAAAAATATTTTTTGCTAAAATTGAGTAAAATGATCTCCCTGAAGGTATAAAAAGTTGTTCGTGTAAAAATAAGTCATTTCCTTCTTTTTTTAACTTATCTATAATATAAGAGAATGTTTTTACAATTGGCGCTGCATCAAGAATAAAACCTTCAGTATTTTTGAATTCTAAAGCTTCTAATTCTAAATATTTATTTCTTATTTCATTGTATAAGTTTTCATAATATTCTGAAAATATTATTTCGAATTTTTCTTTATTATTAACAATAATTTTTTTATTATCAAATTCATATTCTATCAAAAATTCTTCTTTAAAGTAACTTTCTAAATAAAAATAAGAAATAAATTTTTCTTCCTGCATTTCCACAAATTTTTTAAATTCTGCTTTTTGATCAACAGCATTTAACATTTCTATTGGAATACTTTTAAAAAAATAGATCAATTTAGAAAGTAAACTCTTTCCTGTACCTTGTTTCCCTATAAAAATATTAAGACGTTTCAATTCAATATGTATATCTTCTAAAACTATAAAATTTTTTATTTTTATTCTTTCCATAAAATCATCTCCTAAATTTAGATAATATTTCGTATAAAATTATACTATACTATACTATACTATACTATTGGATTTGACCAATCCATTTAGTTTTAGATTTAAGAAATTTATCTAAAGCAAAAAGATTTTTGGTTTCATTACCATCATCCTTATTATTTCTAGTTGTTGTTTTAATTTCTCAATCTTTGGTATCCTCCTTTACAAAAAAGAAGGATGCCATTATTTCTTTATCTATTTTGTACATTTTTATTTTCCCATTTACAGTTTGATTCAATTAATTTACTAAACAAACTCAGACATTTCTTCTCGGCTTTGTTATTTTATCTTAGACGGACATTCAAAATTGGTTTTTATAAACCAAATATGTAATTTTATTCCATTTTCTTCTTCTGTTATATATTCAAAATCTTTTATTGTATCTGAATAAATAACCAGCCATCCCTCTTTTAGTCCTTTTCTTTTTATATATTCTTTTATTTGTTTTTTTGATTTTTCATAATCATTTCCTGTTATATTTGCTTTTACTTCTATTAAGTATTCTTGGTTATGTATATTTATTAATAAGTCTATTCTTCCTCCACCTACTTGTGTTTCTGGATATACCTTGCCATCTACCGCCTCTACATACAAGCTAAGGAATTGATCAAGATTGTATTGATATACACCTTCATAATAATTCCTCCCTTTAAACATTACTGCTCCTCGTTCTTTTATATATCTTATATATCTTTTCATTAATTTATTCAAATCAAGTGTTCCGTCTTCTTTTAGATATGGTTTTATTGTATCTTTTATTGTT
This Marinitoga hydrogenitolerans DSM 16785 DNA region includes the following protein-coding sequences:
- a CDS encoding AAA family ATPase, giving the protein MERIKIKNFIVLEDIHIELKRLNIFIGKQGTGKSLLSKLIYFFKSIPIEMLNAVDQKAEFKKFVEMQEEKFISYFYLESYFKEEFLIEYEFDNKKIIVNNKEKFEIIFSEYYENLYNEIRNKYLELEALEFKNTEGFILDAAPIVKTFSYIIDKLKKEGNDLFLHEQLFIPSGRSFYSILAKNIFSILENINNINDPFIIRFGRLYEQLKKKEFFKDVNKNENSIFNIKINQILNGNFIKEKNEDFIKLNNGKLVKLSQASSGQQEILPLILALKNIVYKKDKVGKTLYIEEPETHLFPETQKKIVELISLVFNIKKDIQFFITTHSPYILVALNNLMIAEHLYSNISDENKKRKINEIVNSDFHISLKDVSAYLFENGKIENIKDNFIISADIIDEISDVLAKQFDSLMEWIDEID